In Thunnus maccoyii chromosome 11, fThuMac1.1, whole genome shotgun sequence, one genomic interval encodes:
- the gjb8 gene encoding gap junction protein beta 8 — protein MSWGTLYAQLGGVNKHSTSLGKIWLSVLFIFRITILVLAAESVWGDEQSDFTCNTQQPGCKNVCYDHFFPVSHIRLWCLQLIFVSTPALLVAMHVAYRKRGDKRTMLASNGTEKMTDKDLETLKKRRLPITGPLWWTYTCSLFFRLIFEGGFMYALYFVYDGFQMPRLVKCEQWPCPNKVDCFISRPTEKTVFTIFMVSSSAICMVLNVAELCYLIVKALMRCSTRNKRKHPYAHTDSVTRDNALLQNKKNEMLLSSSTDSSSNKTMC, from the coding sequence ATGTCTTGGGGGACACTCTATGCCCAGCTTGGCGGTGTCAACAAACACTCCACCAGTCTAGGAAAGATTTGGCTCTCTGTCCTTTTCATCTTTCGCATCACTATACTGGTTCTGGCAGCTGAGAGTGTCTGGGGTGATGAGCAGTCAGACTTCACATGCAACACGCAGCAGCCCGGCTGCAAGAACGTCTGCTATGACCACTTCTTCCCCGTGTCACACATCCGCTTGTGGTGCCTGCAGCTGATCTTTGTATCCACGCCAGCCCTGCTGGTGGCAATGCATGTCGCCTACAGGAAACGTGGGGACAAGAGGACCATGCTGGCCTCCAACGGCACAGAGAAGATGACGGATAAGGACCTGGAGACACTGAAGAAGAGGCGTCTGCCAATCACAGGCCCACTGTGGTGGACGTATACCTGCAGCTTGTTCTTCCGGCTCATCTTTGAGGGCGGTTTCATGTATGCACTTTACTTCGTTTATGACGGCTTCCAGATGCCCCGGCTGGTGAAGTGCGAGCAGTGGCCTTGCCCCAATAAGGTGGACTGCTTCATCTCCAGGCCAACAGAGAAGACCGTCTTCACCATCTTCATGGTTTCCTCATCGGCCATCTGCATGGTGCTTAACGTAGCTGAGCTGTGCTACCTCATTGTCAAGGCTCTCATGAGGTGCTCGACcaggaacaagaggaaacacCCATACGCCCACACAGACAGTGTGACACGGGATAATGCCCTTCTGCAGAACAAGAAGAACGAGATGCTCCTGTCTTCTTCCACAGATTCGTCCAGCAACAAGACCATGTGTTGA
- the gja3 gene encoding gap junction alpha-3 protein: MGDWSFLGRLLENAQEHSTVIGKVWLTVLFIFRILVLGAAAEEVWGDEQSDFTCNTQQPGCENVCYDEAFPISHIRFWVLQIIFVSTPTLIYLGHVLHIVRMEEKRKEKEEELRKANRFQEEKELLYRNGTDASGGGGGGKKEKPPIRDEHGKIRIRGALLRTYVFNIIFKTLFEVGFILGQYFLYGFQLRPLYKCARWPCPNTVDCFISRPTEKTIFIIFMLVVACVSLLLNLLEIYHLGWKKVKQGMKNEFAPDHASLRRANIAEPECLASASRTAPSTLSYPPNYTDVTAGSGAFLPPMGPAAVPSAAEFKVDDLQQEESLRQPSPSSHYYISNNNNHRLATQQNWANLATEQQTREMKATSPSPSASSATNTDNEQQQPVDAALLLPTSNTNSNTNTTAAAASSSSSSPGTGSNAGSWGGGKSEQEDGHVTTTTVEMHEPPVMVSTDPRRLSRASKSSSIRARPNDLAV; encoded by the coding sequence ATGGGCGACTGGAGCTTTCTGGGGCGGCTGTTGGAGAACGCTCAGGAGCACTCGACGGTCATCGGCAAAGTCTGGCTGACTGTCCTCTTCATCTTCAGGATCTTGGTGCTGGGGGCCGCGGCCGAAGAGGTTTGGGGCGATGAGCAGTCTGATTTCACCTGCAACACCCAGCAACCTGGTTGTGAGAACGTCTGCTACGACGAGGCCTTCCCCATCTCGCACATCCGCTTCTGGGTGCTGCAGATCATCTTTGTGTCCACGCCGACTCTCATCTACCTGGGCCATGTGCTGCACATCGTCCGCATGGAGGAAAAGcggaaagagaaggaggaggagttgcGCAAAGCAAACAGGTTCCAAGAGGAGAAAGAACTCCTTTATAGAAATGGTACAGATGctagtggaggaggaggtggcggCAAGAAGGAGAAGCCGCCTATCAGGGACGAGCATGGCAAAATCCGTATCAGAGGTGCATTGCTGCGTACCTATGTGTTCAACATTATTTTCAAGACCCTGTTTGAAGTGGGATTCATTTTGGGCCAGTATTTCCTCTATGGCTTCCAGCTGAGGCCCCTGTACAAGTGTGCACGTTGGCCCTGCCCCAACACTGTGGACTGCTTCATATCGCGGCCCACTGAAAAgactatttttattatatttatgctTGTGGTGGCTTGCGTGTCTCTTTTGCTGAATTTGTTAGAGATCTATCACCTTGGATGGAAGAAAGTTAAACAGGGCATGAAAAATGAGTTCGCCCCCGACCATGCGTCGCTGCGCCGTGCCAACATCGCAGAGCCTGAGTGTTTGGCCTCGGCCTCCAGAACTGCCCCCTCCACCCTCAGCTATCCTCCCAACTACACAGATGTGACGGCGGGCAGTGGGGCCTTCCTGCCACCCATGGGGCCAGCAGCCGTGCCCTCAGCAGCAGAGTTTAAGGTGGACGACCTCCAGCAGGAGGAGTCCCTCCGCCAGCCCTCCCCTTCTTCCCACTACTacatcagcaacaacaacaaccacaggcTGGCTACGCAGCAGAACTGGGCCAACCTGGCCACCGAGCAGCAGACTCGGGAGATGAAGgccacctccccctccccctccgcCTCTTCCGCCACCAACACCGAcaatgagcagcagcagcccgtCGATGCTGCGCTGCTCCTTCCCACCAGCAACACCAACAGTAACACCaacactactgctgctgccgcctccagcagcagcagcagcccaggCACAGGCTCCAATGCAGGCAGCTGGGGTGGGGGGAAGAGCGAGCAGGAGGATGGCCACGTCACCACCACCACAGTGGAGATGCATGAGCCTCCAGTAATGGTCAGCACAGACCCTCGGCGGCTCAGTCGGGCCAGCaagagcagcagcatcagggCCAGGCCGAATGACCTGGCTGTCTAA